In Sphingomonas panacisoli, one genomic interval encodes:
- a CDS encoding CaiB/BaiF CoA transferase family protein codes for MTKKAPLEGLKVLELARILAGPWAGQVLADLGAEVTKVESPAGDDTRTWGPPFIENPDGTKDAAYYHACNRGKSSVVLDFTTPEGQAAVRRLAADSDVLIENFKVGGLAKYGLDYASLAGINPRLIYCSITGFGQDGPYASRPGYDFIIQGMGGIMDLTGEPDGAPQKIGVAMADIATGLYSVIGIQAALIQRERTGCGQHIDMSLLDTMTGVLANQAANYFASGITPPRVGNAHMNVSPYAVFPTSDGWFILAVGNDGQFQRFCGVVGIAPDERWATNAGRIVHREPLFAAIRDATSRFERDDLLAKLEAVGVPVGPINTVEQALTDAQVTARGMVVPGERLDGLRTPIRFSDADLALGRFAPRLGERQPH; via the coding sequence GTGACAAAGAAGGCTCCGCTTGAAGGCTTAAAGGTGCTCGAACTCGCGCGCATCCTCGCGGGGCCGTGGGCGGGCCAGGTACTCGCCGATCTCGGCGCGGAGGTGACCAAGGTCGAAAGTCCGGCAGGCGACGATACACGGACCTGGGGGCCGCCGTTCATCGAGAACCCCGACGGGACCAAGGACGCCGCCTATTACCACGCCTGCAATCGAGGGAAGTCGTCGGTCGTGCTCGACTTCACCACGCCTGAAGGCCAAGCCGCGGTCCGCCGTCTCGCCGCCGACAGCGATGTGCTGATCGAGAATTTTAAGGTCGGCGGCCTCGCCAAATACGGACTCGATTATGCCAGCCTCGCCGGAATCAATCCACGGCTGATCTATTGCTCGATCACCGGCTTCGGTCAGGACGGCCCGTACGCGTCACGCCCCGGCTACGACTTCATCATCCAGGGCATGGGCGGAATCATGGACCTGACCGGCGAGCCCGACGGCGCGCCGCAGAAGATCGGGGTCGCGATGGCCGATATCGCGACGGGGCTCTATTCGGTGATCGGCATCCAAGCGGCACTGATCCAGCGAGAGAGGACCGGGTGCGGCCAGCATATCGACATGAGCTTGCTCGACACGATGACCGGCGTGCTCGCCAATCAGGCGGCCAATTACTTCGCGAGCGGCATCACGCCGCCACGCGTCGGCAACGCGCACATGAACGTGTCGCCCTATGCGGTTTTTCCGACGAGCGACGGCTGGTTCATCCTGGCGGTCGGCAATGACGGTCAGTTCCAGCGGTTCTGCGGCGTCGTCGGGATCGCGCCCGACGAACGCTGGGCGACCAATGCCGGGCGGATCGTCCACCGCGAGCCGCTGTTTGCCGCGATCCGCGACGCGACGTCACGCTTCGAACGCGACGATCTGCTGGCCAAGCTGGAGGCGGTCGGCGTGCCGGTCGGGCCGATCAACACCGTCGAACAGGCGCTCACCGACGCGCAAGTCACTGCGCGCGGCATGGTCGTCCCTGGCGAGCGGCTCGACGGCCTGCGCACCCCGATCCGCTTCTCCGACGCCGACCTCGCGCTCGGCCGGTTCGCCCCACGGCTCGGCGAGCGCCAGCCCCATTAG
- a CDS encoding sugar MFS transporter: MAINPGVAASTNPDTVGATHEGVNAPGLQVFVFALFFIFGGITSLNDVIIPKLKELFTLNYTQAMLVQFCFFTAYAVIGIPGAMLVKKIGYMRGAAAGLLTMMVGCLLFIPASSTATYELFLFALFVLATGVVLVQIVANPLITLLGPPKTASSRLTFAQAFNSLGTTLFPIAGAALILGSLAKVQAKDLSGPALDSYRTAESQAIVHGYLGLAVALAIVAAVVWSFRNRLKGEAHQAGTGLAGLDLLGRPRFAFGALCIFLYVGAEVSIGSLIVNYLKQSNVMGLTTEAAGGLIFVYWGCAMIGRFIGSLVLRLMSPGKVLAGVAIGAIALIAVSTHTTGTTSGYSLLLIGLMNSIMFPTIFTLACEKLGARAADGSGIINVAIFGGAVLPLATGALADTTGSLALALLLPAACYAIIAAFGVYARRPAEDYADA, translated from the coding sequence ATGGCCATCAATCCGGGCGTTGCGGCGTCGACCAATCCAGACACGGTGGGCGCAACGCACGAGGGTGTGAACGCCCCAGGCTTGCAGGTCTTCGTCTTTGCGCTGTTCTTCATCTTCGGCGGCATCACCAGCCTGAACGACGTCATCATTCCGAAGCTGAAAGAGCTGTTCACGCTCAACTACACGCAGGCGATGCTGGTGCAGTTCTGTTTCTTCACCGCCTATGCGGTTATCGGCATTCCCGGCGCGATGCTGGTCAAGAAGATAGGCTATATGCGCGGCGCGGCGGCGGGGCTGCTGACGATGATGGTCGGCTGTCTGCTGTTCATCCCGGCATCGAGCACGGCGACCTACGAATTGTTCCTGTTCGCGCTGTTCGTGCTGGCGACCGGCGTCGTGCTGGTCCAGATCGTTGCCAATCCGCTCATCACCTTGCTCGGTCCACCCAAAACTGCCTCCAGCCGGTTGACGTTTGCCCAAGCGTTCAACTCGCTCGGCACGACGCTTTTCCCGATCGCGGGAGCCGCGCTTATACTCGGTAGTCTGGCCAAAGTTCAGGCGAAGGACCTGAGCGGACCGGCGCTCGATTCCTATCGCACCGCCGAGAGTCAGGCGATCGTGCACGGCTATCTCGGCCTCGCGGTAGCGCTAGCGATCGTCGCGGCGGTCGTCTGGTCGTTTCGCAACCGATTGAAGGGGGAGGCGCATCAGGCCGGTACCGGTCTCGCCGGACTCGATTTGCTCGGGCGGCCGCGCTTCGCGTTCGGCGCGTTGTGCATCTTCCTGTATGTCGGCGCCGAGGTCTCGATCGGCTCGCTGATCGTCAACTACCTCAAGCAATCGAACGTCATGGGGCTGACGACCGAAGCGGCGGGCGGCCTGATCTTCGTCTATTGGGGCTGCGCCATGATTGGGCGCTTCATCGGTTCGCTGGTGCTGCGCCTGATGAGCCCGGGCAAGGTGCTGGCGGGCGTCGCGATCGGTGCGATCGCGCTGATCGCTGTTTCGACCCACACGACCGGCACGACGTCGGGCTACAGTCTTCTGTTGATCGGTCTGATGAACTCGATCATGTTCCCGACGATCTTCACGCTGGCGTGCGAAAAACTCGGTGCGCGGGCGGCCGATGGGTCCGGGATCATCAACGTCGCGATCTTCGGCGGCGCAGTGCTGCCGCTGGCGACCGGCGCGCTGGCCGATACGACCGGCAGCCTGGCGCTGGCGCTGCTGCTACCGGCGGCGTGCTATGCGATCATCGCGGCGTTCGGTGTGTACGCCCGTCGTCCCGCCGAGGACTATGCCGACGCCTAA
- a CDS encoding DODA-type extradiol aromatic ring-opening family dioxygenase, which yields MTLPTLFVPHGGGPCFFVDPDGGPSDAMWQPMEDYLAGLIASLPERPKAILLVSGHWEESAITLHTGTRPGLLYDYYGFPEHTYHLRWDASGAPDLARRAAALLNRAGFETREEHERGWDHGVFIPMKVAVPNADIPLVQMSLRADLDPADHIAIGRALAPLRDDGVLIVGSGMSFHNLRVRGEAAVERSRQWDEALTAAVTDDDPTRRAERVANWASLPHAKFAHPREEHLLPLMVALGAGGDGSAVRDHASNVLGWDISGYRFD from the coding sequence ATGACACTTCCCACTCTGTTCGTGCCGCATGGCGGCGGCCCCTGTTTCTTCGTAGACCCCGATGGCGGTCCGTCCGACGCAATGTGGCAGCCGATGGAGGATTACCTCGCCGGCCTGATCGCCAGCCTGCCCGAGCGGCCCAAGGCGATCCTGTTGGTGTCGGGCCATTGGGAGGAATCGGCGATCACGCTGCACACGGGCACGCGCCCCGGCTTGCTCTACGATTATTACGGCTTTCCCGAGCACACCTATCACCTGCGCTGGGACGCGTCTGGTGCGCCCGACCTCGCGCGCCGCGCCGCCGCGTTACTGAATCGCGCCGGTTTCGAAACGCGCGAGGAGCATGAGCGCGGTTGGGATCATGGCGTCTTCATTCCGATGAAGGTTGCCGTGCCGAACGCCGACATTCCGCTCGTCCAGATGTCGCTCCGCGCCGATCTCGATCCGGCCGACCATATCGCCATCGGTCGCGCACTGGCGCCGTTGCGCGACGACGGCGTGCTGATCGTCGGGTCGGGCATGAGCTTCCATAATCTGCGCGTCCGCGGTGAGGCCGCGGTCGAGCGGTCGCGTCAGTGGGACGAAGCGCTGACTGCTGCCGTTACAGACGATGATCCGACCCGCCGCGCCGAACGCGTCGCCAATTGGGCTAGTCTGCCCCACGCCAAGTTTGCCCACCCGCGTGAGGAGCATCTGCTACCGCTCATGGTGGCGCTCGGCGCGGGCGGTGACGGGTCCGCGGTGCGCGATCACGCCAGCAACGTGCTGGGCTGGGACATCTCGGGCTATCGCTTCGATTGA
- a CDS encoding (2Fe-2S)-binding protein, with protein sequence MTKFTVNNQPVEYRVDPATPLLFALRDASNLTGTKYGCGTGHCGACIVDVDGAAKKACQVPIGSIEGSFVTTIEGLSHDRSHPIQAAFLAENVSQCGFCIPGMVMAASVLLRNNPRPSEDQIRTGITNICRCGIYPRLVEAIQRAGRIQRGEDTVASPRPGVDPSDAARVVPALTPAP encoded by the coding sequence GTGACCAAATTCACCGTGAACAATCAGCCGGTCGAATATCGCGTGGACCCGGCGACACCCTTGCTGTTCGCGTTGCGCGACGCGTCGAACCTGACCGGCACCAAATATGGCTGCGGCACCGGGCATTGCGGCGCGTGCATCGTCGACGTGGACGGCGCGGCCAAGAAAGCGTGCCAAGTCCCGATCGGATCGATCGAGGGCAGCTTCGTCACCACGATCGAGGGGTTGTCGCACGACCGCAGCCACCCGATCCAGGCCGCGTTCCTGGCGGAGAATGTCAGCCAGTGCGGCTTCTGCATCCCCGGCATGGTGATGGCGGCGTCGGTGCTGCTGCGGAACAACCCGCGCCCCAGCGAGGACCAGATCCGCACCGGGATCACCAATATCTGCCGCTGCGGCATCTACCCTCGATTGGTCGAGGCGATCCAACGAGCCGGGCGTATCCAGCGCGGCGAGGACACAGTCGCGAGTCCGCGGCCCGGCGTTGATCCTTCGGACGCCGCGCGCGTTGTCCCCGCATTGACGCCTGCGCCCTAG
- a CDS encoding RcnB family protein produces the protein MRKTFLLGLMAAAAIVPAMASAQDRDGWRGRRGGGDSSASQPQGNNGGNRGNGGGWRGRGDGASTPTPAPAPAPQARGDGGNRFGGWAGRNNGGSNGGGFVNRGEDQNRARPDRNRWNGNGGNNDGNRSGGWAGRNGGGNPDANDQARAQAEARARADRNRFDGNRTNNGWRGDRNNGWNGNNRNWNGDNRWRGNDGNRGGNWNRGWRGNNQYDWQRYRTSNRNAFRLPRYYAPYGWSYGYRRFSIGFVLDQVLFGQNYWIDDPYDYRLPEAYGEYRWVRYYNDALLVDIYTGEVVDTVYDIFY, from the coding sequence ATGCGTAAGACTTTTCTTCTCGGGCTGATGGCGGCGGCGGCGATCGTGCCGGCGATGGCGTCGGCACAGGATCGTGATGGCTGGCGTGGTCGTCGTGGCGGCGGCGACTCGAGTGCGAGCCAACCGCAGGGCAACAATGGCGGAAATCGTGGCAACGGTGGCGGCTGGCGTGGCCGTGGCGACGGCGCTTCGACGCCGACCCCCGCTCCCGCCCCGGCGCCCCAGGCGCGTGGCGACGGTGGCAACCGCTTCGGCGGTTGGGCCGGTCGCAACAATGGCGGCAGCAACGGCGGCGGCTTCGTCAATCGCGGCGAGGACCAGAACCGTGCGCGTCCCGACCGCAATCGTTGGAACGGCAATGGCGGCAACAACGACGGCAACCGCTCCGGTGGCTGGGCCGGCCGCAACGGCGGCGGAAACCCCGACGCGAACGACCAGGCACGGGCACAGGCCGAGGCGCGGGCGCGCGCCGATCGCAACCGCTTCGACGGCAACCGCACCAACAACGGCTGGCGCGGCGACCGCAATAACGGCTGGAACGGCAACAATCGCAACTGGAACGGCGACAATCGCTGGCGCGGCAATGACGGCAATCGCGGCGGCAATTGGAACCGCGGCTGGCGCGGCAACAATCAGTATGATTGGCAGCGTTACCGCACGTCGAACCGCAACGCCTTCCGCCTGCCGCGTTACTATGCGCCGTATGGCTGGAGCTACGGCTATCGCCGGTTCTCAATCGGCTTTGTGCTCGATCAGGTTCTGTTCGGCCAGAATTACTGGATCGACGACCCCTACGATTATCGCTTACCGGAGGCGTATGGCGAGTATCGCTGGGTGCGCTACTACAACGACGCGTTGCTGGTCGACATCTACACCGGCGAAGTCGTCGATACCGTCTACGACATCTTTTACTGA
- a CDS encoding prolyl hydroxylase family protein, translated as MLGTKKITAGGPSKDRARIGQTVAARLDANPRMQPALVGAAQAYYHLDFLNPTQCDTLIRIIDGNRRPSTLLSDRPEREDYGFRTSESCDMDRWSPDVQPIDDSIADLLGLPAVSGETMQGQRYAPGQQFRAHHDFFHENQKYWPEMRRSGGQRTWTAMIYLNDVEEGGATWFPEAGLRVAPRRGLLLAWNNMSADGSPNTLTLHEGMPVVQGVKYIITKWFREGTWLR; from the coding sequence ATGCTAGGCACGAAGAAGATCACCGCCGGCGGCCCGTCGAAGGACCGCGCCCGTATTGGCCAGACCGTAGCCGCGCGGCTCGACGCCAATCCGCGGATGCAGCCCGCTTTGGTCGGCGCGGCACAAGCTTATTACCATCTCGATTTCCTCAATCCGACGCAGTGCGACACGCTGATCCGGATCATCGACGGCAACCGCCGTCCTTCGACCCTGCTGTCCGATCGGCCCGAGCGCGAGGATTACGGTTTCCGCACCAGCGAGAGCTGCGACATGGATCGCTGGTCGCCGGACGTGCAGCCGATCGACGATTCGATCGCCGACCTGCTCGGCCTGCCTGCGGTCAGCGGCGAGACGATGCAGGGGCAGCGCTACGCCCCCGGCCAGCAATTCCGCGCGCACCACGATTTCTTCCACGAAAACCAGAAATACTGGCCGGAGATGAGGCGCAGCGGCGGGCAGCGGACCTGGACCGCGATGATTTATCTGAACGACGTGGAGGAAGGCGGCGCGACCTGGTTCCCCGAAGCCGGCCTGCGCGTCGCGCCGCGACGCGGCCTTCTGCTCGCGTGGAACAACATGAGCGCCGACGGTAGCCCCAACACGCTGACGCTGCACGAGGGCATGCCGGTGGTGCAGGGCGTCAAGTACATCATCACCAAGTGGTTCCGCGAAGGCACCTGGCTGCGATAG